One genomic window of Mycolicibacterium neoaurum includes the following:
- a CDS encoding fumarate reductase/succinate dehydrogenase flavoprotein subunit has product EITRANDGIVNQRTIYQTATRGFAMVQRLERYGVKFEKDEHGEYAVRQVHRSGSYVLPMPEGKDVKKALYRVMRQRSMREKIQMENRLMPVRVLVRDGRAVGAAALNTRTGEFVAVAAKAVILATGPCGRLGLPASGYLYGTYENPTNAGDGYSMAYHAGAELSGIECFQVNPLIKDYNGPACAYVANPFGGYQVNAEGERFVDSDYWSGQMMSEVHSEIESARGPIYLKVSHLPDETLTSLENILHTTERPTRGTFHANRGHDYRTHDIEMHISEIGLCSGHSASGVWVDEHARTTVPGLYAAGDLACVPHNYMIGAFVYGDLAGEHAAGTLADTPVPTELPDDQLAAAHDLIYQPLRQPDGPPQPQVEYKLRRFVNDYVAPPKTAAKLSIAVQTFDRMREEVAGIGARTPHELMRAVEVSFIRDCAEMAARSSLTRTESRWGLYHDRADVPMRDDDEWGFHLNLRKNAAGEMEFLKRPVAPYLVPVPGLDHVPGKSVDAPAVGVQQPELFGGKAPATAVSRIAEPAVQPPSPRIAAVLALDEPTLVELSEYLTDVDPGVRRTAVATLVENLPDGYCPALLAALGDDDREVRLQAADSVRELVEVLPYPDAVAVHLDSGDPVVRAATVYVLSSRRAGVAADYRRAVTDGDQRVRIEAVRALVSVDDVEGVAAAATDDSREVRIAVANALATLGAGADSVRHLLGDNDPLVRAAALAALGVLGAADADVPVIERALSEPAWQIRVGAAKALSGVSAPLAVPTLSRALSDTHLDVRKAAVLSLTRWADSESAAREALGLALKDVDADVRAYARRALEPA; this is encoded by the coding sequence CGAGATCACCCGCGCCAACGACGGAATCGTCAACCAGCGCACCATCTATCAGACCGCCACTCGTGGCTTCGCGATGGTGCAGCGGCTGGAACGCTACGGCGTGAAGTTCGAGAAGGACGAGCACGGCGAATATGCGGTGCGCCAGGTGCACCGCTCCGGGTCGTACGTGCTCCCGATGCCCGAGGGCAAGGACGTCAAGAAGGCGCTCTACCGGGTGATGCGGCAACGGTCGATGCGCGAAAAGATCCAGATGGAGAACCGGCTCATGCCGGTCCGGGTGCTCGTACGAGACGGCAGGGCGGTGGGTGCGGCCGCGCTGAATACCCGAACCGGGGAGTTCGTGGCCGTCGCCGCCAAGGCCGTCATCCTGGCCACCGGCCCCTGCGGCCGACTCGGTCTGCCTGCATCGGGCTACCTCTACGGCACCTACGAGAATCCCACGAACGCCGGTGATGGCTACTCGATGGCCTACCACGCCGGCGCCGAACTGTCCGGAATCGAATGCTTCCAGGTCAATCCGCTGATCAAGGACTACAACGGCCCGGCGTGTGCATATGTGGCCAACCCGTTCGGTGGGTACCAGGTCAACGCCGAGGGGGAGCGCTTCGTCGACTCCGACTACTGGTCGGGGCAGATGATGTCGGAGGTGCACAGCGAGATCGAATCCGCGCGCGGTCCCATCTACCTGAAGGTGTCACATCTGCCGGATGAGACGCTGACCTCCCTGGAGAACATCCTGCACACCACCGAACGGCCCACCCGCGGCACGTTCCACGCCAACCGCGGCCACGACTACCGCACCCACGATATCGAGATGCACATCTCCGAGATCGGCCTCTGCAGCGGACATTCCGCGTCGGGGGTGTGGGTCGACGAGCACGCCCGCACCACCGTTCCCGGACTGTACGCGGCCGGTGATCTTGCGTGTGTCCCGCACAACTACATGATCGGCGCGTTCGTCTACGGCGATCTGGCCGGTGAGCACGCCGCGGGCACGCTGGCCGATACCCCGGTGCCGACAGAGCTGCCGGACGATCAGCTGGCCGCCGCCCACGACCTGATCTATCAGCCCTTGCGTCAACCGGACGGGCCGCCGCAGCCGCAGGTCGAGTACAAGTTGCGCCGGTTCGTCAATGACTATGTGGCGCCGCCGAAGACGGCCGCCAAACTGTCCATCGCGGTGCAGACCTTCGATCGGATGCGTGAAGAGGTGGCCGGAATCGGGGCGCGGACCCCGCATGAGTTGATGCGTGCCGTCGAAGTGTCCTTCATCCGCGACTGTGCCGAGATGGCGGCCCGGTCGTCGCTGACCCGCACCGAATCCCGTTGGGGTCTCTACCATGACCGAGCCGACGTGCCGATGCGCGACGACGACGAGTGGGGCTTCCACCTGAACCTGCGCAAGAACGCCGCCGGAGAGATGGAGTTCCTCAAGCGACCGGTCGCGCCATATCTGGTGCCGGTGCCCGGGCTGGACCACGTGCCGGGGAAAAGTGTGGACGCTCCGGCCGTCGGAGTTCAGCAGCCCGAATTGTTCGGCGGCAAGGCGCCCGCGACCGCGGTGTCGCGGATCGCCGAGCCTGCGGTGCAGCCGCCGTCGCCGCGCATCGCAGCGGTGCTGGCCCTCGACGAACCGACACTGGTCGAGTTGTCGGAGTACCTCACCGATGTCGACCCCGGAGTGCGGCGCACCGCCGTGGCGACCTTGGTGGAGAACCTGCCGGACGGGTATTGCCCGGCGCTGCTGGCCGCGCTCGGCGATGACGACCGCGAGGTGCGCCTGCAGGCAGCAGACTCGGTGCGTGAGCTGGTCGAGGTATTGCCCTATCCCGATGCCGTTGCCGTGCATCTGGATTCCGGTGATCCGGTGGTGCGCGCCGCCACGGTGTACGTGCTGAGTTCGCGGCGCGCCGGCGTCGCGGCCGACTACCGCCGGGCGGTGACCGACGGTGACCAACGGGTCCGCATCGAGGCGGTGCGCGCGTTGGTCTCGGTGGACGATGTCGAGGGCGTGGCCGCCGCGGCCACCGATGACAGCCGTGAGGTGCGCATCGCGGTGGCCAATGCGCTGGCCACGCTGGGGGCAGGGGCCGACTCGGTGCGACATCTGCTCGGTGACAACGACCCGTTGGTCCGCGCCGCCGCCCTGGCCGCCCTCGGGGTGCTCGGCGCCGCCGACGCCGACGTGCCGGTCATCGAGCGGGCGTTGTCGGAACCGGCCTGGCAGATCCGGGTCGGCGCGGCGAAGGCGCTGTCGGGGGTGTCGGCACCCTTGGCGGTGCCGACGCTGTCGCGGGCACTGTCCGACACCCACCTGGACGTGCGCAAGGCCGCCGTGCTGAGTCTGACCCGGTGGGCCGACTCGGAGTCCGCCGCGCGGGAGGCACTCGGACTGGCGCTCAAGGACGTCGACGCCGATGTGCGGGCGTATGCCCGCAGGGCGCTCGAACCCGCCTAG